Below is a genomic region from Pontibacter deserti.
TTCCCTGCCTTTAAAAGCAGTATCTCCGGGAGCGTAAAACAGGATAGGAGCAGCAAAGGCACCCCAATCGGTATTATATTCCGGGTAATGGCGCGGGCTGCCGGCATGGTCGGCGGTTATTACGAACAGCGTGTTGTTATACCATGGCATTTTGCTGGCCTTCTCAAAGAATTTCTGCAATGCCATATCCGTATAGTTAATGCCCTGGAATAATGGCAGCGGACCTATCGCGAGTTTTCCTTTATAGCGTTCAGGTACTTTATAAGGGTGATGTGATGATAGCGTAAAAACAGTGCCCATGAACGGTTCCGGAAACTTGTTCAGCTTTTCGGCTGTGAACTGCAGAAACTCTTCATCCCAGATGCCCCACATGCCATCAAAATCAGCATCGTTGTTATACTCATCTTTGCCGTAGTATTCCTTCACGCCTATCAGGTTCATAAATGCTTTAAAACCCATCGAGCCGTTTGGGGCACCATGGAAAAAAGCTGTATGATATCCCTCAGCATGTAAGGTGCGAGGCAAGCTTGGTAAATTATTGCTGGCGTAGGGCGTAAGCACAAAAGGCTCCTGGATACTCGGGATACTGGTAAGTATAGATGGCAGCGCATCAATAGATTTTTTGCCATTCGCAAAGGAGTGCCAGTATACTTTGCTATCCTGCATTAACTTATCCAGAAACGGAGTGAACGTTTGATAGCCGTTTTTGCCCAGCCTGCCTGGGTTGTAGCTGCCCATTGCTTCCTTGCCAAAGCTCTCCAGCACTATAATTACTACGTTCTTCTTTTGAAAGGTAGTTGTTGTAGCCGGTATATGAATTGGTGAATAAATAGCATCCAGTTGCTGCTCAGTAAAATAATTTACTTTGCTATAGTTGTTTTTGCCTATAGTTCGGAGCATGGAGAAAGGCGTATTGAGCACCAGGTACATCTCGTTAGGCCGTTTCACGTATTCGCCGGCATTGCTTAATGTAATGGGGCGTGTACTGTGGGCAAACCCGCCTCGCATACCTGCAATAGCCAGAAAAACAGTTAAACCCATCAGGGCCATATGTCCCGGGTAATACAACCACGACGAAACGCGCGGAGGAGACTGCACCTTTACCTTGTTATAGAGCCAGACCATAAAACCCAGCAACAGGAACCATAGCAACGGAATGTACCAGAAATCAACTATAAAACTGGAAGCCAGC
It encodes:
- a CDS encoding LTA synthase family protein encodes the protein MLLYTIARILFFVFNRALFEATSIADFTYLLLASLRFDLSAVLYTNMLFMALMLLPFRFRYNTGYQKLLKYIFIVTNSIALAANLIDIVYYRFTLRRTTWSVLQEFANENGSVLASSFIVDFWYIPLLWFLLLGFMVWLYNKVKVQSPPRVSSWLYYPGHMALMGLTVFLAIAGMRGGFAHSTRPITLSNAGEYVKRPNEMYLVLNTPFSMLRTIGKNNYSKVNYFTEQQLDAIYSPIHIPATTTTFQKKNVVIIVLESFGKEAMGSYNPGRLGKNGYQTFTPFLDKLMQDSKVYWHSFANGKKSIDALPSILTSIPSIQEPFVLTPYASNNLPSLPRTLHAEGYHTAFFHGAPNGSMGFKAFMNLIGVKEYYGKDEYNNDADFDGMWGIWDEEFLQFTAEKLNKFPEPFMGTVFTLSSHHPYKVPERYKGKLAIGPLPLFQGINYTDMALQKFFEKASKMPWYNNTLFVITADHAGSPRHYPEYNTDWGAFAAPILFYAPGDTAFKGREQRVVQQLDIMPTILSYLNYNKPFFSFGKSMLDTTAQDFAVSYNAGVYQWIEGNLLLQFDGNKTIALYNYQQDQMLKQDLKDKLPQKRQQLETRVKAFIQQYNNRMIENKLQVERN